Below is a window of Methylosinus sp. PW1 DNA.
TCGAGCCGCTTCAGCTCGGCCTTGAGCGCCTTGATCTCGCTCGCCGTGTCGGCGAGAGCCGCCGTGGGCGCGCCGAACGCGCCGAGGAGGGCGACGGCGGCCACGCCTCCCAGCAGCTTCGAAGGCGTCGCGCCTTTCGCGATCGTCTGGACGTTCGGTACCTGTGTCATGTCAGCCTCTGCCTTGAATTGCTTACCGCTATGGCAGCGCTAGAGGCGTTATGTGACACAATCATCACAAAAGGTGGCGGCGCCGAATTGTGACAATGGTTTCTACCTAGGGTGTTGCCCAAATGCCACGTCGATAGGCGTGAGGCCGAAACCGCAAGTTCGCGATAAGGCCCTACGATTTGCCGGATTGTCGAATCGTCGCGGTTTGTTCGGCGGTCGGGGCCAAGGCCTCCGCAGCTTTGCCGCGCGCCGCAATGTCGTTGCACCTCATAGCGCTGGCCATCCAGATTGTGTCGAATAGGCAACATATACGCGAAAATCCCTAAGAGAAGCCGATTTCGGCCTTGCGCAAACGGCCGATCGAAATGTAAGACAATTACATATGATGTATCCAAATAACATATCGCTTATCGAAGCTCGTCATATGGGCGTGGCCGGTGAGAAATTGGGCATCATCTGACAATGAGTAGGCAAACGGTGCAATCGTCGTGCGCCTTGCGTGTGTGCTTCGGACCCGGAGACTTGTCGGCGTCCCGAGATATTCATTCGATCGCGTGAGTATCTCGTCCGGCGAACAGAAATCCGAGCCGCTCACGCAAAACGCCGAGCGCAGGGGGCTTTGATGAAAGAACAGAAAATCGGGTCGAAAATGGCGCGGCTCTCGGGCGGCGTGGCGCTCGCCGCCTTTTGCGGGCTGCTGGGCGTTCCGGCTGCCGCGCTGGCCGATACGGCAGGCGAGATCAAGGCGCTGAAGGAGCAGCTCAAGCGTCTCGAGGCCAAGGTCGCCGATCAGGCCAAGACCAATGTCCAGGTCAAGAATGCGCTGAACTCCGCCAGGACTCTGCCCGGGCTCGTCGCCCCGCCGCCCGTGTTCGTCAGCTTCCGCAACGGCCTCTTCGTCGAGACCGAGGACAAGGCGTTCAGCTTCAAGCTCGGCGGCCGCATGCAGATCGACGGCGGCTTCTCGAGCTCGGCCGACACCATGTCGCGCAGCAATGTCGGCTTCCGCCGCGCGCAGATCTGGATCGAAGGCAAGGCCTATAAGGATTGGTACTACCGCTTCCAATACGACTTCACCAACACGGGCGTGACCGGCATTCGCGACGCCTATCTGGCCTATCGCGCCAAGCTGCTGCCGGAAGCGATCACCAAGCAGCCCGTCACCTTCCAGATCGGCAATTTCTTCGAGCCGTTCAGCATGGAGACGAACAGCTCGTCGAGCAACATCACCTTCCTCGAGCGCGCGCTGCCGACCGTGCTGGCGCCGAGCCGCCATACGGGCGCGGCGGTCACGATCGGCGACAAGACTTGGACAGTGAAGACCGGCATCTTCTCCACCTCGCCGCAGGACACTGCGGTCGCTCCGCCCACCGGCGGCGCGCAATATTGGGACGCGGCGGTGCGCGCCACTTATGCGCCCATTCAGGAAGAGGACAAGCTGCTGCACATCGGCTCGTCCTTCCGCTACCACAAGCCGAACGATACGACGGCCGTCACCAATGCCGCCTTCCTGCGGCCGGGCGCCGGCACGGAGCGCGAGGAGGCGGATATTCTTGGCGGCAGCGGAACCTGGACGCGCGTGTCCGCGGCTCAGGATTTGAGTTGCGCCGCCTCCGGCAGCCTGGCAACGACCGCGACCGGCCTCGGTCTCCTGTCCGCGCCCTTCATCCTGAAGAACGGCTGCTTGAAATACGCCTATAGCTACGGTTTCGAAGCCTCCGCGGCCTATGGCCCGGTCTCGCTGCAAGGCGAATATATCGCCACGCGATATGAGCGCGATCCGGTCAACGGGCTCCTGCTCGGCAATGGCGGCGGCTCCAGCCTCCAATACAGCGGCTACTACGTCCAGGGTTCGGTGTTCCTGACCGGCGAGTCGCGCGCCGCCTCCTACAATGGCTACGACAAGAACTACTTCACGCCCGGCACGATCGGCCCGGTCCAGATCAAGGATCCCGTCAACAAGGGCGGCTGGGGCGCCTGGGAAGTCGCGGCGCGCTTCAGCGAGCTCAATCTCAACAATGGCGGCCTCGTGGACGGTAACTATGTCTATGCGGCGACCGTGGCCGGCAACGCCGCGCAGAAGGCGCTGGCCAGCACGGCGACGCTCGGCGGCCGTCAGGAAAATCTGACGATCGGCTTGAACTGGTATCCGGTCAACGGCTTCCGCCTGCAGGCCAATTGGACGAAGGCGCTGACGCTGGTCGCGCCTTCCGACCGCCCCTATCTCAACGGAGACCATCCGAGCTTCTTCCTCGCCCGCGCCAACGTCTTCTGGTGAGAGCGCGTCGAAAAAATAATCGAATCGATCGTCATGGCCGCCCCTCCGGGGCGGCCATTCGCGTTTCGGAGCGATTTCTTTCCCAAGGGCGCTCGTCCGAGGCGGCTTCTGGCGCGGGCGCAGGTTTTTTGGGGAGCGCATGCGCAGGCTTGGCCGCCAATTTGCAATTCGGCCTTGCCAATCGCGTCTCTCCTATTGAAAATTCGGCATGACCTCGTTTATTTCGTCGGTGCGCCGCTTTACCGAGCGGGCGAGACGCAGGATCCGCATGAACCGGTTCGAACGACAGCCGCAGGCCGCGGTCGAGGCCGAGGTCGAATATCGCGATGGCGACTTCCGCATTCGCCGTCCAGGCGCCTTTGTGCGCTGCGCCGTGACCGGAGAGCCCATACCGCTGGAAGAGCTCCGCTATTGGAACGTCGACCTGCAAGAGGCCTATTCGAGCACCGACGCCAAGCTCATCCGCATCGGCGTGAGCTTCCCGAAGAAGCCTTGAGCCTTCTCAATTCCGCGTCAGCGCGCGGCGCAGAAGCTCGCAGAGCGTTTCTTCCTTTTCCAAGAGCAGGCCGATCGGCAGAACGTCGACGCGCGCGGCCATGTCGGGAGACAGGCGGGCCGCGTCCTTTGCCGTCGTGACCAGCGTCGCGCCGAGACGCGCGGCCTCGCGCTCGAGCGCCGCCATCTCGCGCGCCGTATAGGCATGATGATCGGCGAAGCTTTTTCTGCCGATGATCTCGATCCCTGAAGCCTCCAGCGTCGCGAAAAATTTCTCGGGCCGCGCGATCCCTGCAAAGGCGAGCGCGCGCTGCGGGAGGCGCGCGGGTAGGGGCGCGACGCTGGCGCGCAATACGGGCTTTCCCGCCGCTTTCGCATGTTCGGCGACCGCGTCTCCTGCGGCGCCCTCGCCGATCAGCACGAACGCATCCACAGCGGCGAGCTGGCGCGGCAAAGGCGCGCGCAGCGGGCCGGCGGGCGGGCACAGGCCATTGCCGGCGCCATAGGCGCCATCGACGACCATCAGCGCGAGATCGGGCTCGAGCCGCCGGCTCTGCAAACCATCGTCCAGCACCAGCGCCGTCGCGCCGAGATCGCGCGCGAGCTGCGCCCCGGCCGCGCGATCGACGCCGACGATGGTTGCGGCGCAGCGCGCCAGCAGCAGCGCTTCATCGCCCGTCTCGCGCGCGTCATGAATGCTCGGATCGACGCGAAAAGGCGCGCGCCGCGCATTGTGGCGGCCATATCCGCGGGTGAGGAAGAACGGCCGCTCGCCCATTTCCGTGAGCAGAGCGGCGACGGCGAGCGCGGCCGGCGTCTTGCCGTCGCCGCCCAGCGTCGGCCCGCCGATCACAATCGTCGGAAGATCGGCGCGCCCGCCCTTCCGTCTCAAGCGCGCTGAAGCGATCGCGCCGTAGAGCGCGCCCAATGGCGCCAGAGCCCGCGCCAGCGGCGAGGCCGGCGCGCGTCGCCAAAAGTCAGGCGCGCGCATTTGCGATGCGGCGCCGCCGGCTCATTTCTGCTCCAGCGCCGATTGCGCGAGATAGGGTTCGATCGCCGCCATAATGCTCTGTGAGGCGCCGCCGAGCTTTCGCACCACCTCGGCCCCGGCGCGGCCCATCGCGCGCATGCGAGAGGGGTCGGAGAGCAGAAATTGCAGCGCGCGCGCCAGCGATTCCGCGTCGCTCACGCGGGCGGCGGCGCGGGCGGCGGCCAGCTCGCCATAAATATCGGCGAAATTCTCGACATGCGGCCCGTGCAGGATCGCGCAGCCGAGCTTGGCCGGCTCTATCGGATTGTGCCCGCCCTCGGCGGTCAGCGATTTTCCCGTGAACACGACGCTGACGGCGCGCAGGAACAGGCCGAGCTCGCCCACTGTGTCGGCGACATAGATCTGCACGCCGCGGCGCGGCTCGCCGTCGCGCGAGCGCAGGCCAACAGCGAGACCTTTGGCGCTGGCGAGAGCGGCGATCTCGGCGCCGCGCTCGGGCTTGCGCGGCACGATGATGGTCAGCAGCGAGGGAACTTCCGCGGAGAGCGCGAGATGCGCGTCGATCGCGATCTCCTCCTCGCCCGCATGGGTGGAGATCGCCGCCCAGACGGGACGCGGACCGATGGCGCCGTTGAATTCGGCGAGCCGGCCGGCGCCGACGGGCGGCGGCGGCACATCGAATTTCAGATTGCCGCAGACGCGCACGCGCGGCGCGCCGAGGCCGAGATAGCGCGCGGCGCTCTCGGCGTTTTGCGCGAGGCAGAGATCGATCTCGCCGAACAAGCTTCGCGCGCCGCCGGGCAGTCGCCGCCAGCGCGCGGCGGAGCGGCGCGAGATGGTGGCGTTGACGAGCACGAGCGGCAGCCGCCGCGCATGAATGGCGCGGATCATATTGGGCCACAGCTCCGACTCGGCGAAGAGCACGATGTCGGGCCGCCAATGCTCGAGGAATCGCTCGACGAATTGCGGCGCGTCCAGCGGCAGGAATTGATGCACCGCGCCGGCGGGGAGCCGCGCCCGCAGCACTTTGGCGGAGGAGACCGTGCCCGTGGTGACGAGAACCTCGACGCCGCGCTGAATGAAGCGCTCCACCAGCGGCAACAGAGCGAGGCTCTCGCCGAGACTCGCGCCATGCAGCCAAACGAGCCGTCCGGCGGGACGCTCGAGGCTCGGCGCGCCCATGCGCTCGCCGAGCCGCGCGGGATCTTCCTTGCCTTGTCTCGCGCGCCAGCCCAGCGCCACGCCGGCGAGCGGCGTCAAACCGATGGTCAGCAACCGATAAATCGTCAAGACCGGCATCGACGCCCCGGTGAACTCGCCAATATTGCGACGGCCGAACTCTCGCCGCGCCGTCCTCGAATGAAAGGGCCGGTCGCGACGCCCCGGCCCAGCGGGGCCGTCGGGCGCGCCGTCGATCGGCCGCGCGGAAGGAGGCTCAATTCGTCTGGGGATCGAGGAGGCTGTGCAGCTGCACGACGAAATAGCGCATATGGGCGTTGTCGACGGTGGCGTGCGCTTTCGCCTTCCAGGCGGCGAGCGCCGAGGCGTTGTCCGAATAAATGCCGACGATGTCGAGCTTCGTCGGGTCGCGGAAGGCGACGCCCTGGAGGTCGATCAGTTCGCCTCCGAAAACGAGATGAAGCGCCTGTGGCGCGCCGCCGTTCAGTGTCGTCGTTTCGCTCATATCACGCCCTTGGAAACGGCTCGCGCCAGCGCGAGACTCTCGGGAAAGATCGATTGCGGCGCCGCCACCAGCATATCGCGCCGCAGCTGCGGACGATTATAGCGCAAGGGAAGCCCCTCGAGCTCGGACAAGACGCCGCCCGCCTCGGTGAGTATCACATCGGCCGCGGCAATGTCCCAGTCTTTCGAATCCGCGGAAGCGATGGTGAGATCATTGCGGCCGGAGGCGACGTCGGCGACGCGCAGAGCCAGCGAGGGCGTGCGGTCCTGAATCGCGAATTTATATTGCGAGCCGGCGAAGCGCGCGGAAAGGCCGCGGGGCGCCTCCAGCCGCGCGCCCGCCAGAACGACGCGCGTAGCGACGCGGATCGGCGCGCCATTCAGCGCCGCGCCATGGCCGGCGGCGGCGGCGAAGGTCCATTCCAGCGCCGGCGCATGAATGACGCCGAGCTTGGGCCGCCCTCGGTCGATCAGCGCGATGGAGACCGCCCAGCGCCTGTCGCCGCGCAGAAAAGCCTGCGTTCCGTCGATCGGATCGACCACCAGCAGCCGGGGGCGAGCCAAGCGCTCCTTATTGTCGGCTGTCTCCTCGGAGAGCCAGCCGGCGTCCGGGAACAGCGCCAGCGCCGCCTCCTGCAGGAAGCGGTCGACCGCCATATCCGCCTCGGTCACGGGCGAGCCGCCGTCCTTATAGGAGACGGCCGCGCTGGTCTTCTCGCCCGGGCGGAAGAAGCCCATGGCGATCTCGCCCGCTCGCCGCGCGACGGCCTCGAGCTGCGGCAGCTGAGCCGCGAAGTCGGTTGCATTGTCGGCCATTGCTATAGTCGTTAAGCGAGCGGAGCCCCTCCCGCAAGGCGGTCTTTTCGGCGAATTGCCGCGAATTTCGACGATCTCGTTTGCCGGGCGCTAACCCAAAGCTCGCGAATCGGTCGAAAACGCAATGGTTTACGGGCGATTCACCAGCCTTGTTAGCGAGCTTTGCCGCAACCGTCGCCCAACATGCGACCCATGAAACGCGAGATCAGTCGCGAAGGTCACATCTCGGGGAGCGAGCGCATGTTCGAGACCAAAGTCATGGCGGAGACGCAGCTTCAATTCGCCGTTCAGCGCGATCGGCGCGCCGACGGCGGCCAGCGCCAAGTGCGCGTCGGCCGTCGCGACATTCTGATTTCCCGGCGCTTCGCCGGAATGTCCATGATGATCAGCGTGCCCGTGCAGGCCTATCGCGGCGTCGCTCTCGACGTCGAGCCGAGGCTGGACGGCGGCACCTCCTATCGCCTGTCGCTCGCCCATCAGGACCCTGATCTCGACGTCGTTCTCACCGAGACGGCCGATGGCGGCGCGATCTCGGCGGATTGGAAATATTGGGCGTCCTATCTCGATCTGCCGCGCCTCGCGGCGCGCGGCGGCGAGCTGGAGACGATCGATCCGCGCCTCGGCGGCGTCGCGCTGCGCGAGACGATCGCGCGCCGCAAGAACGCCACGGTCATCAAGCGCCGTCCGCGCTTTTGCGCGCGCCGCAAGCAGGGCGAAGGCGAGCGCATGGCGACGGTCTATGAGGGCGAGCGCGAGATCGTCTGCTATGAGTAAGCGAGGATGGCGCTCTGCGCCGCGAGGCCGGCGAAGAGCAGCAGGCCGGCGTCGCGATTGGAGCGGAACAGCATGAGCGCCGTCTCCGGCGCGGCGGAGTCGCTGGTTCGATAGACCTGCCAGCAAAAATGCGCCGCATAGGCGGCGAGGCCGATCTGCGCGAAGCCGCCGACATCGGCGGACAGCAGCGCCAATTCCGCGAAGACGGCGGAGCCGAGATAGAGCGCGCCGACCGCGAGCCGCACGCGCGCGCCGAACAGCAGCGCCGTCGAGCGCACGCCCGCAATGGCGTCGTCGCGCTTGTCCTGCAGCGCATAGATCGTGTCGAAGCCGATCGTCCACAAAATCGCCGAGGCGTAGAGCAGGACGGCCGGCAGGCCGAGCCCGCCGGCGAGCGCCGTCCAGCCGAGCAGCGCGCCATAGGCGAAAGCCAGCCCCAGCACCGCCTGCGGCCAGGAGGTGACGCGCTTGGCGAAAGGATAGATCAGCACGATCAGCGGCGAGGCGAAGCCGAGCGCGATGGTGAAGCCGTTGAAGGACAGAAGAACGCCGAGTCCGACGAGGCATTGCGCCACGAGAAAGGCGATCGCGGCGCGCAGGGAGACGCGGCCGCTGGCGAGCGGACGCAGCCGCGTGCGCTCCACCTTCGCGTCGATCTTGCGGTCGACGATGTCGTTATAGGTGGAGCCGGCGCCGCGCATGGAGACCGCGCCGATGAAGAAGAGCAGCAGATGCCAGACATTGAGCGGCGCGCCGAGCGCCGCGGCGGCGAGCGCGCTGCCTTGCCAGCAGGGCAGCAGCAGCAGCCACCAGCCGATCGGCCGATCGAGGCGGGCGAGCTGCACATAGGGGCGGAGCGGGTCCGGCGCGAGGCGCCACAGCGGATGGTCGGCGACGGCGTCGGGCAGCCGCGGCTCGTCCTGAGGCCGTTCCGCAGCGCTCACAGCGGGCCGGCGGGCAGCTTCTGCGCCTGCGGGCCGATGCCGGCGGCAGCCTCTTCCTGCATTTTCTTCGCCTTGGCGGCGACCGCGCAGGCCTGGGCGGCGAAAGTCTGCGTCTTGCCTCGCGCCTGCTTGAAGCCGTCGACCATAGCGTCGGGAATGTTGCACCATTCCTTGTTCTTATCGATATAGGCGGCCATCTCGGTCTCTATGGAGACGAGCTTGCGCGCCACCGGACAGGCCGCGACCGGGTCCATCTTGCCCTTGGACGCCTTGCCGATATTGTTGAGCGTCTGAATCTGCGACATGCGCCGCTGCGAGAGCTTCTGAAAATCCTCCTGGCAGGACTGGGCCAGAGCGGTCGGCGCTCCCGCCGTCGCGAGAAGAAGTCCCAAAATCGGCGCGCCGGCGATCATGCCCGCGACTTTTCGCGCATTCCGCTGTCCGCTCCTGGCCGTGATTGCACCCTTGGCCCTCATGGCGGCGATCCCCTTGTTATGGTTTATGCGGTCTTAGCAAGAGACTTGCGCCTCTTGCAAGCATCCGGCAGTTTCGCGGATAAAGCGGCGGCTTGATGGCGCTCCCCTCTCACCCTCCGGGAAAGCTCGTGTCACGTTATGATTTCTCCGCGCAGAGGCTCTTCGTCGAGGCGCCCCTCGAGGCCGGCGCGCGTATCATTCCGGACGCCGACCGGCTCAATTATCTGTTGAATGTGCTGCGCCTGCGCGAGGGCGACGCGATCTTGCTGTTCAACGGCCGCGACGGCGAATGGCGGGCGAGCCTCGAGGAAGTGGCGAAGCGCAAGGCGATTCTCGTCGTGCAAGAGCGCCTGCGCGAGCAGACCCTCGGCGCCGATCTCCATTATTGCTTCGCGCCGCTCAAGCACGCGCGGCTCGACTATATGGCCCAAAAGGCGACCGAGATGGGCGCCGCGCGCCTCGCCCCGATCATCACCCGCCGCACCCAGGCGCGCCGCGTCAATCTGGAGCGTCTCGCCGCCAATGTGGTGGAGGCGGCCGAGCAATGCGGCGTGCTGAGCGTGCCGGAGGTGGCGGAGGAGGTCGAGCTGGAAGCCTATCTCGCCGCGCGCGAGGCGGGGCGGCTGCTCGTCTTCTGCGACGAGGACGCCGAGGGCGCCGATCCCGTCGCGGCCCTGCGCGCGGCGCCGGCGCATGCGGGCGTCGATGTTCTGGTCGGCCCGGAGGGGGGCTTCGATCCCGCCGAGCGGGAGGCGATCCTCGCCGCGCCGCTCGTCGCGCGCCTTTCGCTCGGCCCGCGCATCTTGCGGGCGGACACGGCCGCCGTCGCGGCGCTGACGGTCGTGCAGGCGGTTCTCGGCGATTGGCGCTGATGACCTTGC
It encodes the following:
- a CDS encoding OprO/OprP family phosphate-selective porin gives rise to the protein MKEQKIGSKMARLSGGVALAAFCGLLGVPAAALADTAGEIKALKEQLKRLEAKVADQAKTNVQVKNALNSARTLPGLVAPPPVFVSFRNGLFVETEDKAFSFKLGGRMQIDGGFSSSADTMSRSNVGFRRAQIWIEGKAYKDWYYRFQYDFTNTGVTGIRDAYLAYRAKLLPEAITKQPVTFQIGNFFEPFSMETNSSSSNITFLERALPTVLAPSRHTGAAVTIGDKTWTVKTGIFSTSPQDTAVAPPTGGAQYWDAAVRATYAPIQEEDKLLHIGSSFRYHKPNDTTAVTNAAFLRPGAGTEREEADILGGSGTWTRVSAAQDLSCAASGSLATTATGLGLLSAPFILKNGCLKYAYSYGFEASAAYGPVSLQGEYIATRYERDPVNGLLLGNGGGSSLQYSGYYVQGSVFLTGESRAASYNGYDKNYFTPGTIGPVQIKDPVNKGGWGAWEVAARFSELNLNNGGLVDGNYVYAATVAGNAAQKALASTATLGGRQENLTIGLNWYPVNGFRLQANWTKALTLVAPSDRPYLNGDHPSFFLARANVFW
- a CDS encoding DUF2093 domain-containing protein, which produces MNRFERQPQAAVEAEVEYRDGDFRIRRPGAFVRCAVTGEPIPLEELRYWNVDLQEAYSSTDAKLIRIGVSFPKKP
- the lpxK gene encoding tetraacyldisaccharide 4'-kinase; translated protein: MRAPDFWRRAPASPLARALAPLGALYGAIASARLRRKGGRADLPTIVIGGPTLGGDGKTPAALAVAALLTEMGERPFFLTRGYGRHNARRAPFRVDPSIHDARETGDEALLLARCAATIVGVDRAAGAQLARDLGATALVLDDGLQSRRLEPDLALMVVDGAYGAGNGLCPPAGPLRAPLPRQLAAVDAFVLIGEGAAGDAVAEHAKAAGKPVLRASVAPLPARLPQRALAFAGIARPEKFFATLEASGIEIIGRKSFADHHAYTAREMAALEREAARLGATLVTTAKDAARLSPDMAARVDVLPIGLLLEKEETLCELLRRALTRN
- a CDS encoding 3-deoxy-D-manno-octulosonic acid transferase translates to MPVLTIYRLLTIGLTPLAGVALGWRARQGKEDPARLGERMGAPSLERPAGRLVWLHGASLGESLALLPLVERFIQRGVEVLVTTGTVSSAKVLRARLPAGAVHQFLPLDAPQFVERFLEHWRPDIVLFAESELWPNMIRAIHARRLPLVLVNATISRRSAARWRRLPGGARSLFGEIDLCLAQNAESAARYLGLGAPRVRVCGNLKFDVPPPPVGAGRLAEFNGAIGPRPVWAAISTHAGEEEIAIDAHLALSAEVPSLLTIIVPRKPERGAEIAALASAKGLAVGLRSRDGEPRRGVQIYVADTVGELGLFLRAVSVVFTGKSLTAEGGHNPIEPAKLGCAILHGPHVENFADIYGELAAARAAARVSDAESLARALQFLLSDPSRMRAMGRAGAEVVRKLGGASQSIMAAIEPYLAQSALEQK
- a CDS encoding DUF4170 domain-containing protein, producing MSETTTLNGGAPQALHLVFGGELIDLQGVAFRDPTKLDIVGIYSDNASALAAWKAKAHATVDNAHMRYFVVQLHSLLDPQTN
- a CDS encoding 3'(2'),5'-bisphosphate nucleotidase CysQ; this translates as MADNATDFAAQLPQLEAVARRAGEIAMGFFRPGEKTSAAVSYKDGGSPVTEADMAVDRFLQEAALALFPDAGWLSEETADNKERLARPRLLVVDPIDGTQAFLRGDRRWAVSIALIDRGRPKLGVIHAPALEWTFAAAAGHGAALNGAPIRVATRVVLAGARLEAPRGLSARFAGSQYKFAIQDRTPSLALRVADVASGRNDLTIASADSKDWDIAAADVILTEAGGVLSELEGLPLRYNRPQLRRDMLVAAPQSIFPESLALARAVSKGVI
- a CDS encoding DUF6101 family protein, with the translated sequence MFETKVMAETQLQFAVQRDRRADGGQRQVRVGRRDILISRRFAGMSMMISVPVQAYRGVALDVEPRLDGGTSYRLSLAHQDPDLDVVLTETADGGAISADWKYWASYLDLPRLAARGGELETIDPRLGGVALRETIARRKNATVIKRRPRFCARRKQGEGERMATVYEGEREIVCYE
- the ubiA gene encoding 4-hydroxybenzoate octaprenyltransferase — its product is MSAAERPQDEPRLPDAVADHPLWRLAPDPLRPYVQLARLDRPIGWWLLLLPCWQGSALAAAALGAPLNVWHLLLFFIGAVSMRGAGSTYNDIVDRKIDAKVERTRLRPLASGRVSLRAAIAFLVAQCLVGLGVLLSFNGFTIALGFASPLIVLIYPFAKRVTSWPQAVLGLAFAYGALLGWTALAGGLGLPAVLLYASAILWTIGFDTIYALQDKRDDAIAGVRSTALLFGARVRLAVGALYLGSAVFAELALLSADVGGFAQIGLAAYAAHFCWQVYRTSDSAAPETALMLFRSNRDAGLLLFAGLAAQSAILAYS
- a CDS encoding 16S rRNA (uracil(1498)-N(3))-methyltransferase, whose protein sequence is MSRYDFSAQRLFVEAPLEAGARIIPDADRLNYLLNVLRLREGDAILLFNGRDGEWRASLEEVAKRKAILVVQERLREQTLGADLHYCFAPLKHARLDYMAQKATEMGAARLAPIITRRTQARRVNLERLAANVVEAAEQCGVLSVPEVAEEVELEAYLAAREAGRLLVFCDEDAEGADPVAALRAAPAHAGVDVLVGPEGGFDPAEREAILAAPLVARLSLGPRILRADTAAVAALTVVQAVLGDWR